One Deltaproteobacteria bacterium DNA window includes the following coding sequences:
- the lptB gene encoding LPS export ABC transporter ATP-binding protein, with translation MTSEASLKAPVSKRCEPFSLQEERKNSPLGGEKEILRAEGLVKIYHGKRVVDGIDITVRRGEIVGLLGPNGAGKTTTFYMIIGLARADSGVVLLDGMDITRDPMYQRARKGITYLSQEPSVFRKLTVEENLLAVMEGRGRLEQEVRGRVEGLLAELKIGHLAKQKASSLSGGERRRLEITRALVTDPRFMLLDEPFAGIDPLALSDIKDVIRQLKARGIGIIISDHNVRETLEVCDCAYIINQGKIIEYGPPERIVNSEVARNVYLGRDFRW, from the coding sequence ATGACAAGCGAAGCATCGTTGAAGGCTCCGGTGAGCAAAAGGTGCGAGCCGTTTTCTCTCCAAGAAGAGAGAAAAAATAGCCCGTTGGGAGGCGAGAAGGAAATACTGAGGGCCGAGGGCCTGGTGAAAATTTACCACGGCAAGCGGGTAGTTGATGGAATCGACATCACGGTCCGTCGGGGGGAGATTGTGGGTTTGCTGGGCCCTAACGGGGCGGGCAAGACCACGACCTTTTACATGATCATAGGCCTGGCAAGGGCCGATAGCGGGGTTGTCCTGCTGGACGGGATGGATATCACCCGTGATCCCATGTACCAGAGGGCCAGAAAGGGGATCACTTACTTGTCCCAGGAACCTTCTGTTTTCAGGAAGCTGACGGTGGAGGAGAACCTGCTGGCAGTGATGGAAGGGAGGGGGAGGCTCGAACAAGAGGTTCGCGGGCGGGTCGAGGGGTTGCTCGCGGAACTCAAGATCGGCCATCTGGCCAAACAGAAGGCCTCTTCCCTTTCCGGTGGAGAGAGGAGGCGGCTGGAGATCACCAGGGCCCTCGTGACTGACCCACGTTTCATGCTCCTGGACGAACCCTTTGCCGGGATCGATCCCCTCGCCTTGAGCGATATCAAGGATGTCATCCGGCAGTTGAAAGCCCGGGGTATCGGCATTATTATTTCTGATCATAACGTGCGGGAAACACTCGAAGTATGTGATTGCGCTTACATCATCAACCAGGGGAAGATCATCGAATACGGTCCCCCTGAAAGAATCGTGAACAGCGAAGTGGCCCGAAATGTCTATCTAGGGCGGGATTTCAGATGGTAG
- the lptA gene encoding lipopolysaccharide transport periplasmic protein LptA has translation MNSIRGRLYILLIFLFILYAPTSASSGEKGKEGASGDGTTIVIKSDTLELDDGRKTVSFIGRVEAVKDNFRIECRKIIVTYLSGSDVSGMEKNKIDKIVATGNVKIVRKEGGIATAEKAVYYQGEEKIVLTGNPRIVRGEDSIEGERVILFLNDKRSIVEGSGEQKVRAVFSPRREKK, from the coding sequence ATGAATTCAATTCGAGGGCGCTTGTATATCCTGTTGATTTTCTTGTTCATCCTTTACGCGCCCACCTCCGCCTCTTCAGGGGAAAAGGGAAAGGAGGGGGCCTCAGGGGATGGCACAACGATCGTGATCAAGTCAGACACCCTGGAACTTGATGACGGGCGCAAGACAGTGTCTTTTATCGGCAGGGTGGAGGCCGTCAAGGATAATTTCCGCATCGAGTGCCGTAAGATCATAGTCACCTACCTCTCCGGTTCTGACGTTTCCGGGATGGAAAAGAACAAGATCGATAAGATCGTGGCCACGGGAAACGTGAAGATTGTTCGGAAGGAAGGGGGAATTGCGACCGCGGAAAAGGCCGTTTACTACCAGGGTGAAGAGAAAATCGTTCTTACCGGCAATCCCAGGATAGTGCGGGGAGAAGATTCCATTGAGGGAGAACGGGTCATTCTTTTCCTGAATGACAAGCGAAGCATCGTTGAAGGCTCCGGTGAGCAAAAGGTGCGAGCCGTTTTCTCTCCAAGAAGAGAGAAAAAATAG